The DNA region TTGAAATCGCCAATAAAAACCGTGTCTTCGGTGATCGCAAGACGATCGATCTGGCCGCTTACCTGGATCGTCTCGCCGTTCAGAACGAGCCGGCCGACGATCGGAACTTCGGCCCGGCTTTCCGGCCCGTACAAAGCCGCCAGACGCGGATGCTCGAGCACCCGCATCACTTGCGCGGCGAGCGCATCGCGCTCGCCTGCGGGCAACTCCGTGCCGGCGCGCGCCAGATAATCCGCGGCGGCCGGCGCGCGGCGCGCAGCCGGGATGTCTGGCAGCGCCTGCATCAGCCGGTGCGTCAGCCGCCCGCGCACTAGCGCAAGCGTATCGGCGGTGGCGCCGGGCTTGCGCGTAACCGCCTCTTCCACCGTCGACGGTGTCACCGTACGGACCGCGACCGGCTCCGGTTTCGCCGCCTGCGACAGCCATGCCGGCACCAATGTCAGACCCGGCTGCTGCATCTCTTCGCGCGGCTGGGCCGCAGCAGGCTGCGCCTCGCCTTTGCGATAGCGCAGCACCTCGCCGTCGCCATCGTCCGCAGGCTCGGTCGTGCAGTCCAATTCCAACGCATCGCAGACGAGGCTGTACCAGCAGCCATCGGGAATCTTGGTGCGCCCTTGCGTGCCGCACACGATCAGCCGCTCGGCCGCGCGCGTCATCGCCACGTACAACAGGCGCCGATATTCGTCGCGCGCGTCGGTGCGCACGCGCTCGCGCGCCTCGCTCATCGCACCGACATCGTCGGATCGCGCCGTGCCCCAGACCACGGGGCCGCCGGGCAGATGCAGCAGGCGCGGATCGCGCGGCCCGGTCGGCGCCGATGTGGTGTCGGCGAGTATGACGGTGTTGGCCTCGAGGCCCTTGGCGCCGTGCACGGTCATCACCCGCACTTCGTCGCGCGCCATCTCCATGTCGCGGCGCACTTCGCTCTGTGCCTTGCGCAGCCAGTCGACGAATCCTTGCAGCGAGGGCGTATCGCGCGCCTCGTAATCGAGCGCGAGATTGAGGAATTCATCGAGCGCGTCGTTCGCTTCGAGCCCGAGCCGCGCCAGGAATTGTTTGCGGCCGCCGCGCGCGCCGAGCACGTAAGCAAAGAAGCCGAACGGCGTATTGTGGCGGGCGGCGCGCGCCATGTCCGCTAGCGCGCGTTCGGTCTCGGCGAAATCCGCATTGTCGCGCAGGGCGGCGCGCAGCGCGCCGTCGCGATTCCAGGCGAGCGCGAACAGCTGCTCTTCCGATAAGCCGAACAGCGGACTCTTCAACACACTCGCGAGCGCGAGATCGTCGTCCGGCAGCAGCAGGCAGTCGGCGAGCGCCAGGAGATCCATCACCGCGATATGCTCGGTCAGCACCAGCCGGTCGGCGCCGGCGACCGGCACGCGCGCTTCCTTCAGCGCGCGGATGATCGCCTCGAACAAAGGCCCGCGCTGCCGCACCAGGATCAGCACGTCACCGGCCTTGAGGCCTTGCGCCGTCCAGCGCTTCACATTGGTGGCGATCTTGCGCGCGAGCCGCACGCGCGGGCTCTCTTCGCTTTCGGTGTCGAACGGCGCGTCCCAGCCTTCGATCTCGCGCCGGTCGGCGGCCTGGATCAGCGGCCACAACTCGACGAAGCCCGGCGCGGCATCCGGCAACGCCTGATGCTCGGGAATGCCGACTTCGTCGGTGGTGATGCTGGCGTAGACTTCGCGCGCCTTGAACACCTGGTCGACCGAGCCCAGCACGCTCTGGCCGGAACGGAACGAACGATGAAAGCGCAGATAGCGCCAGCCCTGCGCCGGGTTGTCGAACTGACGCTCGAACAGCCGCCGCATGGCGTCGAACTCACGCGGCCGCGCGCCCTGGAAAGAAAAGATCGACTGCTTCTCGTCGCCGACGGCGAACACCGTGCGCTTGACGTTGTCGCGCGCACCGCCCGGCGAGAATTCGGACGCCAGCAGTTGGATGATCTGCCATTGCTGCGGGCTCGTGTCCTGCGCCTCGTCGATCAGCATGTGGTCGATGCCGAGATCGAGCTTGTAGTGCACCCACGCCGACGCGCCGTCGGACAACAAGGGCAGCGTCTTGTCGATGAGATCGTCGTAATCTAGCAGCGCGCGGCGGTTCTTCTCTTTGCTGTAGCGATTGATGACCTCGGCCGCGATGGTGACGAGCGCGCTGGTGCGGTCGCGCGCGCCGAGTGCCCGTTCGCGCGCCAGCAGGGCGCAGACGCGGCCCTGTTCCGCCTGAAGCCGCTCGAGCCAGTGCGGATAGTCGTTCGCCAAAGCCTTGGTGATGATGTTCTTGCGCGGCTCGAGCTCGCTCGTGCAGAACACTTTCAGATATTGCTCGATGCGATCGCGGCCGACGGCAACGCGCGCCGCCTGAAGCGCGGCAATGTGTTTCTTGTCGTTGGCCGAACCCAAGGCGAGCATGTCGATCAGCCCGGGCCAGTCGCCGGGCGGAACATGCGAGGCGTCGAAGAATTCGGCTTCGATGCTCTCGCGCGTGTCGGCGGGATCGAGCCCGAAGCTCGCCGACAGCTCGTCGATCGCCGCCGCCACGCTGCCGGCTTTGCCGATCCAGGCGGCCAGCGCATCGCGCTCTCTGATGGCGTCGGTGATGACGTCCTTGAAGGTCTGATCCGCGGCGACGACGATCGCGGTGGCCAATGCCTTGCCGAGCGCACTGCCCGGGTCGGCGGCGGCCTCCTGCAGAACGTCGAGCGTCAGCTGGTCGAGCAACTGCGTGGTCGAGGCTTCATCGAGCACGGTGAAGCGCGCGGCAACATTGGCCTCGAACGGAAACTGATGCAGCAGCC from Pseudolabrys taiwanensis includes:
- the addA gene encoding double-strand break repair helicase AddA, whose translation is MTSSRTIPPDVRRVQIEAADPDISAFVSANAGSGKTHVLAQRVINLLLRGCDPAKILCITFTKAAAANMANRVFDTLAEWTTLDDAALDKRIEQSTGKKPGPSERARARRLFASALETPGGLKVQTIHAFCTRLLHQFPFEANVAARFTVLDEASTTQLLDQLTLDVLQEAAADPGSALGKALATAIVVAADQTFKDVITDAIRERDALAAWIGKAGSVAAAIDELSASFGLDPADTRESIEAEFFDASHVPPGDWPGLIDMLALGSANDKKHIAALQAARVAVGRDRIEQYLKVFCTSELEPRKNIITKALANDYPHWLERLQAEQGRVCALLARERALGARDRTSALVTIAAEVINRYSKEKNRRALLDYDDLIDKTLPLLSDGASAWVHYKLDLGIDHMLIDEAQDTSPQQWQIIQLLASEFSPGGARDNVKRTVFAVGDEKQSIFSFQGARPREFDAMRRLFERQFDNPAQGWRYLRFHRSFRSGQSVLGSVDQVFKAREVYASITTDEVGIPEHQALPDAAPGFVELWPLIQAADRREIEGWDAPFDTESEESPRVRLARKIATNVKRWTAQGLKAGDVLILVRQRGPLFEAIIRALKEARVPVAGADRLVLTEHIAVMDLLALADCLLLPDDDLALASVLKSPLFGLSEEQLFALAWNRDGALRAALRDNADFAETERALADMARAARHNTPFGFFAYVLGARGGRKQFLARLGLEANDALDEFLNLALDYEARDTPSLQGFVDWLRKAQSEVRRDMEMARDEVRVMTVHGAKGLEANTVILADTTSAPTGPRDPRLLHLPGGPVVWGTARSDDVGAMSEARERVRTDARDEYRRLLYVAMTRAAERLIVCGTQGRTKIPDGCWYSLVCDALELDCTTEPADDGDGEVLRYRKGEAQPAAAQPREEMQQPGLTLVPAWLSQAAKPEPVAVRTVTPSTVEEAVTRKPGATADTLALVRGRLTHRLMQALPDIPAARRAPAAADYLARAGTELPAGERDALAAQVMRVLEHPRLAALYGPESRAEVPIVGRLVLNGETIQVSGQIDRLAITEDTVFIGDFKTNRPPPTRIDEVPRPYITQLALYRAVLMKLYPDKAVRAALIWTEVPDLMELSTETLEAALAQVKPA